The following proteins are co-located in the Carassius auratus strain Wakin chromosome 7, ASM336829v1, whole genome shotgun sequence genome:
- the LOC113105338 gene encoding uncharacterized protein K02A2.6-like, producing the protein MTLVVQVCLPIHAKAPLHIMAMDFLTLGRPRDRYQNILVITDLFTKYAWAIPTLDQTATTTATVLWRAVFQTFGCPEFLHSDQGANFESRVIRELCQLYGCTKTHTTSYHPQGNGGCERFNQTLLGLLGTLDQQRQDDWVSALPNLLQAYNNSIHSTTGYAPTYLMFGRHIRMPTDLVLGVTADQEEASVTEWVGQERKVSGCMIGLLEKPLYCQERGCW; encoded by the exons ATGACCTTGGTGGTTCAGGTCTGTTTGCCCATCCATGCGAAGGCCCCCCTTCATATCATGGCTATGGACTTCTTGACACTGGGCCGACCACGAGATCGCTACCAGAACATCTTGGTAATAACGGATTTGTTCACAAAGTACGCTTGGGCTATCCCCACCCTCGACCAGACTGCAACCACCACCGCTACAGTTTTATGGCGGGCCGTCTTCCAGACGTTCGGATGCCCGGAGTTTCTGCACTCCGATCAAGGAGCCAACTTTGAGTCCAGGGTAATTAGAGAACTATGCCAGTTGTACGGTTGCACGAAAACTCACACCACTTCGTATCATCCTCAGGGGAACGGCGGCTGCGAGAGATTCAATCAGACCCTATTGGGGCTGCTGGGGACCTTGGACCAACAACGGCAGGACGATTGGGTGAGTGCATTGCCAAACCTCctacaggcctataacaacagtaTACATAGTACTACGGGTTACGCCCCCACGTACCTGATGTTTGGCAGACACATACGAATGCCTACTGACCTGGTCCTAGGAGTGACAGCCGACCAAGAGGAAGCAAGTGTAACGGAGTGGGTGGGGCA GGAGAGAAAAGTAAGCGGTTGTATGATCGGACTGCTAGAGAAGCCCCTCTACTGCCAGGAGAGAGGGTGTTGGTGA
- the LOC113105337 gene encoding uncharacterized protein LOC113105337, which produces MADKRHMCLLGRIILCALLTGISGAEVTEVFFSSGEDVRLSCNNALPGCKSTTWSYGRPSGTGTVELIALGVKKTDTERHQRLSLGSDCSLNIKKVTKEDRGRYFCRQYVNGRQHGDDARVSLHVLHVSSSSSQSEIRSGCSLTLFCQLYNYDQVSCDTSVHSERLHLIWVNQAGVNLQTDSRFQISFSSGQCNISLTTTLLNEDHNREWRCQLKHRDQLKTSATYTVKYPTPSETNPPSPVTSSKSASAPTQAASADSTLIPVSSSNSEKKSSQTTAASTEQVTQTPQTPETTATQRGISICLTHLSGLM; this is translated from the exons ATGGCTGATAAGCGTCACATGTGTCTGCTGGGACGGATCATTCTCTGTGCACTTCTCACAG gTATCAGTGGAGCAGAAGTGACTGAAGTGTTCTTTAGTTCTGGTGAAGATGTCCGTCTGTCCTGTAATAATGCTCTTCCTGGCTGCAAATCAACTACATGGAGCTATGGCAGAccgtcagggacagggacagttGAACTGATTGCTTTAGGAGTAAAGAAAACTGACACAGAGAGACACCAGAGACtgagtctgggctctgactgctctctgaacatcaagaaagtcacaaaagaagatcGTGGACGTTACTTCTGCAGACAATATGTGAATGGACGACAACATGGAGATGATGCACGTGTTTCtctgcatgttcttcatg TGTCTTCATCATCCTCACAGTCTGAGATCAGATCAGGCTGCTCTCTGACTCTCTTCTGtcagttatataattatgatcaAGTCTCTTGTGATACTTCAGTCCATTCTGAGCGTCTTCATCTGATCTGGGTGAATCAGGCTGGTGTGAATCTGCAGACAGACTCCAGATTTCAGATCTCATTCTCCTCAGGACAGTGTAACATCTCTCTGACTAcaacactcctgaatgaagaTCACAACAGAGAGTGGAGATGTCAGCTTAAACACAGAGATCAACTGAAGACCTCAGCCACATATACTGTCAAGTATCCAA CTCCAAGCGAAACAAATCCACCGTCTCCAGTCACCAGCTCTAAATCAGCTTCAGCTCCTACACAAGCAG CTTCAGCTGATTCAACACTGATTCCAGTCAGCAGCTCAAACTCTGAGAAGAAATCAAGTCAAACTACAGCAGCTTCTACAGAACAAG TGACACAGACTCCTCAAACCCCCGagacaacagctacacagagaggTATTTCTATATGTCTTACTCATCTCAGTGGTTTAATGTGA